The genomic stretch ATATCATGAGTTACAAAAAGTATACTTGTATTTTTTTCTTCTTTTAGTTTTCTCATTAAATCCAATAGCTCAAATCTTAATTTTATATCAAGTGACTTAAAAGGTTCATCAAAAAGCATTATATTACCAGCAAAAGTTAAAGCTCTTGCAATAGAACCTCTCTGTCTCATTCCACCACTTAACTCTTTTGGAGAATAATTATAGTAATCTTTTAAACCTACCAAAGATAAATTTTCCCAAATTATTTTTTCATCAATATCTTCTTTAATTAACTTTATATTTTCAAATAATGTTAACCAATTTAAAAGCCTATCTTCCTGAAAAACATAACCTATTTTATTATTATGATAGTTTATTATTTCTCCACTTGTTTCTTTCTCTAAACCAACCAAAATATTTAAAAGGGTTGTTTTTCCTATTCCAGAAGGTCCAAGTAAACCTAAAATTTCACCTGAAAACATTTCAAAATTAATATTATCTAAAATTAGTTTTTCATTATATCTTTTGCTAATAGACTTCGATACCAAAATCTTCTTATC from Fusobacterium hwasookii encodes the following:
- a CDS encoding ABC transporter ATP-binding protein, which produces MSEKMSMDKKILVSKSISKRYNEKLILDNINFEMFSGEILGLLGPSGIGKTTLLNILVGLEKETSGEIINYHNNKIGYVFQEDRLLNWLTLFENIKLIKEDIDEKIIWENLSLVGLKDYYNYSPKELSGGMRQRGSIARALTFAGNIMLFDEPFKSLDIKLRFELLDLMRKLKEEKNTSILFVTHDIEEALYVCDRILILKGQPANISKEINLTNKRKQNRLSLQDEVELKREILQALY